A stretch of Spirosoma oryzicola DNA encodes these proteins:
- a CDS encoding dihydrofolate reductase family protein: MRKVKLQMQLSLDGFVAGPNGEMDWLVWNWDDTLNQYVTDLTESVDCILLGRNLAQGFIPAWASRAQNPETADAGTHKMNDLPKVVFSKTLDTAEWTNVTLANGDITEEVNQLKQLPGKDLILYGGAELASSFIQRGLIDEYHLFINPTALGSGMTIFKKLTDRLSLNLIKSQSFSCGIVALHYEPVRDSIA; this comes from the coding sequence ATGAGAAAAGTAAAGTTACAAATGCAGCTATCCTTGGATGGGTTTGTCGCTGGTCCGAACGGAGAAATGGACTGGCTGGTATGGAACTGGGACGACACGCTTAATCAGTATGTAACGGACCTGACCGAATCAGTAGACTGCATCTTACTTGGTCGAAATCTGGCCCAGGGTTTTATTCCCGCCTGGGCATCGAGAGCCCAAAACCCTGAAACCGCTGACGCTGGCACACATAAGATGAACGATTTACCCAAAGTCGTTTTCTCCAAAACACTGGACACCGCTGAATGGACGAACGTAACGCTGGCAAATGGCGACATTACGGAAGAGGTGAACCAGTTAAAACAGTTACCGGGTAAAGATTTGATCCTGTATGGTGGCGCCGAACTAGCATCTTCCTTCATCCAGCGTGGCTTAATCGATGAGTATCACCTGTTTATCAATCCGACGGCTTTAGGCAGCGGGATGACAATATTTAAGAAATTAACTGACAGGCTATCGTTGAACTTAATTAAAAGCCAGTCGTTCAGCTGCGGTATTGTCGCCCTACACTACGAACCCGTGCGGGATTCAATCGCCTAG
- a CDS encoding glycoside hydrolase family 20 protein yields MKYLLFCLLFSFSAFAQTNNQYNLIPFPARFVGQDGQFTLTASTRILVSPATDATVRAVAQTFASQVKAANGLSLAVAPTSTALAKGANISLAINKKLALGDEGYKLTITSGRVTAEASTPKGLFYAAQTMRQLLPLSQSAPLTMPACAITDKPRYGYRGLHLDASRHFMPVAFVKKYIDLMAMHKQNTFHWHLTDDQGWRIEIKKYPKLTQIGSKRAETLIGQYSQNYPQQYDGKPHGGFYTQAEIRDVVRYAQSRFVTIVPEIEMPGHALAALAAYPELGCEPTKAYQVATKWGVFDDVFCPSDKTFGFLQDVLTEVMTLFPGKYIHIGGDECPKTAWKNSAFCQELMKKNNLKDEHELQSYFIRRIEKFVNSKGRAIIGWDEILEGGLAPNATVMSWRGTAGGIAAAKQKHAVIMTPGETCYLDHYQGNPATEPLAIGGYLPLDQVYGYEPTPAELSPAEQNYVLGVQGNVWTEYMPTSEDVEYMVFPRAIALAEIAWMPKGPRNFEDFAQRLKNHLPHLNPIPVNYAKRLFDITATTQPNEQGQLQVKLSKLDSDSQIFYTTNGKEPNERSNQYIGPITLTKTTTLRAMTPTGGQLTQTFTLHKGKNKSYTFATPTGNKSDPNSTKLTDGVRGETPRDRRQWVNFFGDMDVTVDLGDVTSVTKVSLNFLKVILDKSFPPTSVSIAISRDGQDYKEAIDQPVKYELTGPWDILPVVADFKTARARYVRIRAKNAGVCPNDHPNAGEKTYFATDEIVVE; encoded by the coding sequence ATGAAATACCTGCTTTTTTGTCTGCTTTTTTCCTTCTCCGCGTTTGCCCAAACCAACAACCAATACAATCTGATCCCTTTTCCAGCGCGATTTGTCGGGCAGGATGGTCAGTTTACGCTTACCGCCAGCACCCGGATACTGGTTTCACCCGCTACCGATGCCACCGTTCGCGCTGTAGCGCAAACCTTTGCTAGTCAGGTTAAAGCCGCGAACGGTTTATCGCTGGCCGTTGCACCGACCAGTACCGCTCTGGCGAAAGGGGCTAACATTTCATTAGCAATCAACAAAAAACTAGCGCTCGGTGACGAAGGCTATAAACTAACCATCACCTCGGGTCGAGTAACGGCCGAAGCGTCTACACCAAAGGGGTTGTTTTATGCGGCCCAAACGATGCGTCAACTGCTGCCACTTAGCCAGTCGGCTCCCCTGACGATGCCAGCCTGTGCTATTACCGACAAACCCCGCTATGGTTACCGAGGATTGCATTTGGATGCATCACGGCACTTCATGCCAGTAGCCTTCGTCAAGAAGTACATTGACCTGATGGCGATGCACAAACAGAATACGTTTCACTGGCACCTGACGGACGATCAGGGCTGGCGCATCGAGATTAAAAAATACCCGAAGTTGACGCAGATCGGTAGTAAACGCGCCGAAACGCTCATTGGCCAGTACAGCCAGAACTACCCGCAGCAATACGATGGGAAGCCACACGGTGGGTTTTATACGCAGGCCGAAATTCGGGATGTCGTACGCTATGCGCAAAGCCGGTTTGTAACGATCGTTCCCGAAATTGAAATGCCAGGTCACGCGCTGGCAGCGTTAGCGGCCTACCCCGAACTCGGTTGTGAACCTACGAAAGCCTATCAGGTAGCCACAAAATGGGGCGTTTTCGATGACGTTTTTTGCCCGTCAGACAAAACGTTCGGCTTTTTACAGGATGTACTAACCGAAGTAATGACCCTTTTTCCCGGTAAATACATTCACATTGGAGGGGACGAATGTCCTAAAACGGCCTGGAAAAATAGCGCGTTCTGTCAGGAGTTGATGAAGAAAAATAACCTCAAAGACGAGCATGAACTGCAAAGCTACTTTATCCGGCGTATCGAGAAATTTGTCAATAGTAAAGGGCGGGCCATCATCGGCTGGGATGAAATTCTCGAAGGCGGCCTGGCTCCTAATGCGACGGTGATGAGCTGGCGCGGTACAGCGGGCGGTATTGCGGCTGCCAAGCAGAAACACGCGGTTATTATGACACCAGGCGAAACGTGCTATCTCGACCACTATCAGGGCAATCCAGCTACTGAACCACTCGCTATCGGCGGCTACCTTCCGCTCGATCAGGTATACGGCTACGAGCCGACGCCCGCTGAACTCTCCCCCGCTGAACAAAATTATGTGCTGGGTGTGCAGGGAAATGTGTGGACGGAGTACATGCCTACGTCCGAAGATGTTGAGTACATGGTATTTCCACGAGCTATTGCGCTGGCTGAAATCGCCTGGATGCCGAAGGGACCGCGTAATTTTGAAGACTTCGCCCAACGGCTCAAGAACCACTTGCCGCATTTGAACCCGATTCCGGTCAATTACGCCAAACGTTTGTTCGACATTACCGCCACCACGCAACCCAACGAGCAGGGGCAACTACAGGTGAAACTGAGTAAACTCGACAGCGACAGTCAGATTTTTTACACGACTAACGGCAAAGAACCTAACGAGCGCAGCAACCAGTATATTGGCCCGATTACGTTGACCAAGACAACCACTCTTCGGGCGATGACTCCTACGGGCGGCCAGTTGACACAGACGTTTACACTGCACAAAGGTAAAAACAAGTCATACACGTTTGCTACCCCAACCGGCAATAAAAGCGATCCAAACAGCACGAAGCTGACAGATGGTGTACGGGGAGAAACCCCGCGTGACCGGCGGCAGTGGGTCAACTTCTTCGGTGATATGGATGTAACGGTCGATCTGGGCGACGTAACGAGCGTAACTAAAGTATCGCTTAACTTCCTGAAAGTAATTCTAGACAAAAGTTTCCCCCCAACGTCGGTATCCATTGCCATTTCCCGCGACGGTCAGGATTATAAAGAAGCGATCGATCAACCTGTTAAGTATGAACTGACTGGCCCCTGGGACATTTTACCGGTCGTGGCTGACTTCAAAACTGCCCGCGCGCGCTACGTTCGGATTCGGGCGAAGAATGCGGGGGTATGCCCGAACGACCATCCTAACGCAGGCGAAAAAACCTATTTTGCTACCGACGAAATCGTTGTTGAATAA
- a CDS encoding SIR2 family NAD-dependent protein deacylase: MESRQKIVVLSGAGISAESGIPTFRASDGLWENHRIEDVATPEAWQRNPDLVQDFYNQRRKKALSVEPNAGHVALVKLEDFFDVTIITQNVDNLHERAGSSKVIHLHGELFKSRSTKYPNLVYDIDGWELKLGDLCEKGSQLRPHIVWFGEAVPMMDVAQDITEQADIFIVVGTSLNVYPAAGLVYAVRKGVPVYVVDPNSPAVHGRSNVTFIAEPATTGLTQLADQLIAGTLSS, translated from the coding sequence ATGGAATCACGTCAGAAAATAGTTGTTTTATCGGGTGCAGGCATCAGCGCAGAGAGCGGTATTCCCACCTTTCGTGCGTCGGACGGGCTTTGGGAAAACCACCGGATTGAGGACGTAGCAACTCCCGAAGCCTGGCAACGTAACCCCGATCTGGTACAGGATTTTTACAACCAGCGTCGAAAAAAAGCACTAAGCGTCGAGCCAAACGCGGGTCATGTTGCGTTAGTAAAGCTGGAAGATTTTTTCGACGTAACCATCATTACGCAGAACGTCGACAACCTCCACGAAAGGGCTGGATCCTCAAAGGTGATTCACTTACACGGCGAGTTGTTCAAATCGCGAAGCACCAAATACCCAAACCTAGTTTACGATATTGACGGTTGGGAGCTTAAGTTGGGAGATCTCTGCGAAAAAGGTTCGCAATTGCGTCCACACATTGTTTGGTTCGGTGAAGCAGTGCCGATGATGGATGTTGCTCAGGACATAACCGAACAGGCCGACATTTTTATCGTTGTTGGTACGTCCCTGAATGTTTATCCCGCTGCCGGTCTCGTGTACGCAGTTCGAAAAGGGGTTCCTGTCTACGTAGTAGATCCCAACAGTCCAGCCGTTCACGGACGTTCGAACGTGACGTTCATTGCAGAGCCTGCCACAACCGGACTCACTCAACTCGCTGATCAACTGATAGCCGGTACCCTTTCATCGTAA
- a CDS encoding endonuclease III domain-containing protein, protein MEPTADSRTRTLSAHARLNDLYGEQAVYGRADPMHELVGTILSHRTTHANEVTAYRTMRERYPTWEAVRDAPLADLIDAIKTANYPEVKAPYIQNLLTQLIGETGAANIDFLADLSTEDAMSWLTNLPGIGLKTATLVLLFNFKKPVLPVDTHVHRVTQRLGLIGPKVSAEKAHTILLSYLPQDATVLFNFHKHFYWHGQRVCTWYYPKCNECVLRDQCDFYRLGGKMVLSSTPVRSKSVK, encoded by the coding sequence ATGGAACCCACTGCTGACTCAAGGACCCGAACATTGTCGGCACACGCCCGCCTAAACGACCTTTACGGTGAACAGGCTGTCTATGGTCGGGCTGATCCGATGCACGAACTGGTCGGAACGATTCTGTCCCATCGCACGACACATGCCAACGAAGTAACCGCTTACCGGACCATGCGCGAACGCTACCCTACCTGGGAAGCCGTTCGCGATGCTCCGCTCGCCGACTTGATCGACGCCATCAAAACAGCCAATTACCCGGAAGTCAAAGCTCCTTACATTCAGAACCTGCTGACCCAGCTGATTGGGGAAACAGGAGCGGCCAACATTGACTTTCTGGCTGACCTATCCACGGAAGATGCAATGAGCTGGCTCACCAATCTCCCTGGAATTGGCCTTAAAACGGCAACGCTAGTCTTACTTTTCAATTTCAAAAAACCCGTGTTGCCGGTAGACACCCACGTTCATCGGGTGACTCAACGGCTTGGCTTAATTGGCCCCAAAGTAAGCGCAGAAAAAGCGCACACCATTCTGCTGTCTTATTTGCCGCAGGACGCTACGGTACTGTTCAATTTTCACAAGCACTTTTACTGGCACGGTCAACGAGTCTGTACGTGGTATTACCCAAAATGTAACGAATGCGTCTTACGCGATCAGTGTGACTTCTATCGATTAGGCGGCAAGATGGTGCTGAGTAGTACACCGGTCAGAAGCAAGTCGGTTAAATAA
- a CDS encoding OmpA family protein, protein MFANKTPWVVLLVLWMIGSTWWHVCKIKQLCADDSQPSSEVVPVDPSLETTPPGADGYTIADGNSFRLDLPGNFSFAKSGSDANMNTLRGSLEPLLTYLKTNPNRTLEISGYYSPTESNTTTFANLGLTRAEGMKQYLIQQGIPAASLTTKGIERNLPFIAEGDSLKGGLDFAFGEIETSSSPEPLTAATTTTPAPLTMTAPTTETELAASEKFKSVFEPIDLYFLLGEANYIRTPETKKFFDEAVQYLRDHKDKKLILTGHTDNSGPDDVNMNLSRERANAVKNKLRKSGINSDQITVKAKGESEPKADNGTISGRKANRRVSVVVE, encoded by the coding sequence ATGTTTGCCAACAAAACTCCTTGGGTTGTCCTGCTGGTGCTCTGGATGATCGGCTCAACGTGGTGGCATGTCTGTAAAATCAAACAGTTGTGCGCTGACGATAGCCAGCCTTCTTCCGAAGTTGTCCCTGTCGATCCGTCTCTCGAAACAACGCCACCCGGAGCCGACGGCTATACAATTGCGGACGGAAATAGCTTTCGGCTTGACCTGCCCGGTAATTTCAGCTTTGCCAAATCTGGTAGCGACGCCAACATGAATACCCTGAGGGGATCGCTTGAACCATTGTTGACCTACCTGAAAACAAACCCGAATCGTACGCTCGAAATCAGTGGCTACTATTCGCCCACTGAAAGCAACACAACTACATTTGCCAACCTGGGACTTACCCGTGCCGAAGGAATGAAGCAGTATCTTATCCAGCAAGGAATTCCAGCCGCATCACTAACGACGAAAGGAATCGAGCGCAACCTTCCTTTTATCGCTGAGGGCGATTCGCTAAAGGGTGGTCTTGACTTCGCATTTGGAGAGATTGAGACAAGCAGCAGCCCTGAGCCGCTAACGGCAGCGACAACTACTACACCCGCTCCGCTTACGATGACGGCTCCTACCACAGAAACAGAACTGGCCGCTTCGGAGAAGTTTAAATCGGTTTTTGAGCCAATCGATCTGTATTTCTTACTTGGCGAAGCTAACTACATTCGTACGCCCGAAACAAAAAAGTTTTTTGACGAAGCTGTTCAGTATTTACGCGATCACAAGGATAAAAAACTCATCCTTACTGGTCATACCGACAACTCAGGTCCTGACGACGTAAATATGAACCTCTCCCGGGAACGGGCCAACGCTGTAAAAAATAAGTTACGCAAGTCCGGTATCAATTCGGATCAAATTACGGTGAAAGCGAAAGGAGAAAGTGAGCCAAAGGCCGATAACGGTACGATATCTGGTCGTAAAGCAAATCGGCGGGTATCGGTCGTGGTTGAATAA
- a CDS encoding ROK family protein, producing MNLGIEIGGTKLQLVTDDASGQIDKRFRYTVEPVQGAKGILNQIEATLAQLTEVPTAIGVGFGGPVNWKTGHIATSHQIGGWSGIDLAGWLRERVPGATVQIDNDANVAALGEARRGVATGFDNVFYVTLGSGVGGGFVQQEQIYHGAVPGEAELGHLWLVPPDESGSAGQTIEQTISGWAVDEQIRNLLPQLPDDSVLKKLVQDAHAVNQVGGEARFLHPAYEASDPVARMLIEQIGSVAALGLSHIIHLFHPDAIVLGGGLSLIGEPLRAAVRQALPRFVMKAFHPVPILLLAKLGEDAVPVGALQLANAL from the coding sequence ATGAATCTTGGCATTGAAATAGGCGGAACGAAGCTACAACTGGTTACGGATGATGCGAGTGGTCAAATTGACAAACGGTTTCGCTATACAGTTGAGCCAGTTCAAGGGGCCAAGGGTATTCTGAACCAGATCGAAGCAACACTGGCTCAGTTAACAGAGGTACCCACTGCCATCGGCGTCGGTTTTGGAGGGCCCGTCAACTGGAAGACAGGGCATATTGCTACGTCTCACCAGATTGGCGGTTGGTCGGGCATCGATCTGGCGGGTTGGTTGCGTGAACGAGTTCCGGGCGCAACTGTCCAGATCGATAACGATGCTAACGTAGCCGCCTTGGGAGAAGCACGTCGGGGGGTAGCCACTGGTTTTGACAATGTCTTTTACGTAACGCTTGGTAGTGGCGTTGGTGGAGGGTTTGTGCAACAGGAACAGATTTATCACGGAGCTGTACCGGGCGAGGCTGAACTTGGCCATTTGTGGCTGGTACCACCCGATGAGTCAGGGTCAGCCGGGCAAACGATAGAACAGACAATCTCGGGTTGGGCCGTCGATGAGCAAATTCGTAATTTATTACCACAACTGCCGGACGATTCAGTTTTAAAGAAGCTTGTTCAGGACGCGCACGCAGTTAATCAGGTAGGGGGAGAAGCCCGATTTTTACACCCGGCCTACGAGGCCAGCGATCCGGTAGCCCGTATGCTGATCGAACAGATTGGGTCAGTAGCTGCGTTGGGGTTGTCGCATATTATCCACCTGTTTCATCCAGACGCTATTGTACTGGGTGGGGGGCTATCGTTGATCGGTGAACCGCTACGGGCAGCCGTTCGTCAGGCGTTACCCCGCTTTGTTATGAAAGCGTTTCATCCGGTGCCGATTCTTTTACTGGCAAAGTTGGGCGAAGATGCAGTACCCGTTGGGGCCTTACAGTTGGCAAACGCTCTTTAA
- a CDS encoding carbon-nitrogen hydrolase yields the protein MSKKVNIGLVQMSCSADVEANVQKAIKGIREAAQKGAQIVCLQELFTSLYFCDVEDHHNFSLAEAIPGPTTDRLGKLAGELGVVIVASLFEKRAQGLYHNTTAVLDADGSYLGKYRKMHIPDDPGYYEKFYFTPGDLGYKVFDTKFARIGVLICWDQWYPEAARITALMGAEVLFYPTAIGWDTNEPDPAQNTEQYNAWQTIQRSHAIANGVHVVAVNRVGREADQQFWGGSFVANPFGSLLYLAPHDQELVHVQEVDLSLSERYRTTWPYFRDRRIDSYQPITRRYIDE from the coding sequence ATGTCTAAAAAAGTCAATATCGGTTTAGTGCAGATGAGTTGCTCGGCCGATGTCGAAGCTAACGTCCAAAAGGCGATCAAGGGTATCCGCGAGGCTGCTCAGAAAGGTGCTCAGATCGTTTGTTTACAGGAGTTATTTACATCGCTCTATTTCTGTGATGTAGAGGACCACCATAATTTCAGTTTGGCTGAAGCTATTCCGGGTCCCACGACCGACCGATTAGGGAAGTTAGCCGGTGAGCTTGGCGTTGTTATCGTTGCGTCGCTGTTCGAAAAACGGGCGCAGGGGTTGTACCACAATACCACCGCCGTTTTAGATGCAGATGGCTCGTATCTGGGTAAGTACCGGAAGATGCACATCCCCGACGATCCGGGCTATTACGAGAAGTTCTATTTCACCCCCGGCGACCTGGGTTATAAAGTATTTGATACAAAATTCGCCCGTATTGGCGTCTTGATCTGCTGGGACCAGTGGTATCCAGAAGCTGCCCGCATTACGGCGTTGATGGGGGCCGAGGTGCTGTTCTATCCAACCGCTATTGGCTGGGATACCAACGAGCCCGATCCGGCTCAGAATACCGAACAGTACAATGCTTGGCAAACCATTCAACGCAGTCACGCCATTGCCAATGGTGTTCACGTTGTAGCCGTCAACCGGGTTGGGCGTGAGGCTGATCAGCAGTTCTGGGGTGGCTCGTTCGTAGCAAATCCGTTCGGTTCATTGCTCTATTTGGCCCCGCACGATCAGGAACTCGTTCACGTGCAGGAGGTTGATCTGAGTTTGTCTGAAAGATACCGGACAACCTGGCCTTATTTCCGGGATCGGCGCATTGATTCCTACCAGCCGATTACGAGACGGTACATCGACGAATAG
- a CDS encoding Gfo/Idh/MocA family protein produces the protein MTSRRSFLHAATLTAATTAIAPNSLWAATRPAKDKLGVALVGLGYYSTDLLAPALQKTKNCYLAGIVTGTPEKAEKWKKQYNIPDKNIYSYQTFDQIANNPDIDVVYVVLPPSMHEEYVIRAAKAGKHVWVEKPMAVTAKECQNMIDACAKNKRSLAVGYRLHHEPNTQEYVKTLRDGKIGKVLMVSCAAGYYDARTTHWKQKKEMGGGVMYDMGVYVLQGARLATGEEPIAVTAQQYTTRPDVYKNGLDETTMAQLVFPSGARAAVQTSYGMNMNFLDVTGSKGKMRIEPYSAYNGQKGIWSGGTIEHPYEVPYQQTQQMDDDAAAIMNNKPVLAPGEEGLRDIKIVEAIYAAARSGREVKIG, from the coding sequence ATGACCTCTCGTAGAAGCTTTCTACACGCGGCAACGCTGACTGCTGCCACAACGGCAATTGCCCCAAATTCCCTGTGGGCCGCTACCCGACCCGCCAAAGACAAACTCGGCGTGGCCCTGGTTGGCCTGGGGTATTACAGTACGGACTTACTGGCTCCTGCTCTGCAAAAAACAAAGAACTGTTATCTCGCCGGAATCGTGACGGGTACACCCGAAAAGGCTGAGAAGTGGAAGAAACAGTATAATATTCCCGATAAAAACATCTACTCGTATCAAACCTTCGACCAGATTGCCAATAACCCCGATATCGACGTCGTATACGTGGTTTTGCCTCCATCCATGCACGAAGAATACGTAATTCGGGCGGCTAAGGCTGGCAAACACGTTTGGGTTGAAAAACCGATGGCTGTAACGGCTAAAGAGTGCCAGAACATGATTGATGCCTGCGCCAAAAATAAACGGTCACTGGCTGTTGGCTATCGGCTTCACCATGAACCCAACACGCAGGAATACGTAAAAACCTTACGTGACGGCAAAATTGGCAAAGTGCTAATGGTGAGCTGTGCCGCTGGTTACTACGACGCCCGGACTACGCACTGGAAGCAGAAAAAAGAAATGGGTGGCGGAGTGATGTACGACATGGGCGTTTACGTATTACAAGGAGCACGTCTGGCAACCGGCGAAGAACCGATAGCCGTAACCGCTCAGCAATACACCACCCGACCGGATGTCTATAAAAACGGACTCGACGAAACGACGATGGCTCAACTTGTTTTTCCGAGCGGGGCGCGGGCAGCGGTACAAACCAGCTATGGCATGAACATGAATTTTCTGGATGTAACCGGCTCAAAAGGAAAAATGCGGATAGAGCCCTATTCAGCCTACAACGGTCAGAAAGGTATTTGGAGCGGTGGCACAATTGAACACCCTTACGAGGTGCCCTACCAGCAAACGCAGCAGATGGACGATGACGCGGCAGCCATCATGAACAATAAACCGGTACTGGCCCCCGGCGAAGAAGGACTGCGCGATATCAAGATTGTTGAGGCTATTTATGCAGCAGCCCGATCAGGGCGAGAAGTCAAAATTGGTTGA
- a CDS encoding cold-shock protein codes for MQTGTVKFFNETKGFGFIRPDEGGEDIFVHASGLIDQIRENDKVKFNVERGKKGLNAVNVEIA; via the coding sequence ATGCAAACAGGAACTGTAAAATTCTTTAATGAAACCAAAGGGTTTGGATTCATTAGACCCGATGAAGGTGGCGAAGACATTTTTGTACACGCTTCTGGCCTCATCGATCAAATCCGTGAAAACGACAAAGTAAAGTTCAACGTCGAGCGCGGTAAGAAAGGCTTAAACGCCGTTAACGTCGAAATAGCTTAA